Proteins from a genomic interval of Anolis sagrei isolate rAnoSag1 chromosome 1, rAnoSag1.mat, whole genome shotgun sequence:
- the SPATA24 gene encoding spermatogenesis-associated protein 24 translates to MALVAFQQLRDLVEAQQALLDELRRQIAVQEENSVSKVEYEAIVKKLEKEEEEHTVTKTNLAKVSEQLEFALGEIDVLSKHLEREKQAFDSALSRVNHRVLKQSVQKEKLISKCSEIETHIQRQEDILNFKENEIKELQHFINKQKQTLKKQASEFKIEKQQENYISEVLGKKNKKGFK, encoded by the exons ATGGCGCTGGTCGCCTTCCAGCAACTGAGGGATTTGGTCGAGGCCCAGCAGGCTTTGCTGGACGAGCTGAGGCGGCAG atAGCAGTACAGGAAGAGAATTCAGTCAGCAAGGTAGAATATGAAGCGATTGTAAAAAAATTAGAG aaagaagaggaagaacacaCAGTGACAAAGACTAATCTAGCTAAGGTGTCAGAACAGTTGGAGTTTGCTCTTGGGGAAATTGATGTCCTGTCAAAGCATCTTGAGAGAGAAAAGCAAGCATTTGACAGCGC ACTTTCTCGTGTAAACCACAGAGTGCTAAAGCAATCAGTCCAAAAAGAAAAGTTGATAAGCAAATGCTCTG AAATTGAGACTCACATTCAGAGACAGGAAGACATTTTAAACTTCAAAGAGAATGAGATTAAAGAGCTACAGCATTTCATCAATAAGCAGAAACAAACATTAAA AAAACAAGCATCTGAGTTCAAGatagaaaaacaacaggaaaattaCATATCAGAAGTGCTTGGAAAGAAGAACAAGAAAGGTTTCAAATAA
- the DNAJC18 gene encoding dnaJ homolog subfamily C member 18 isoform X2 codes for MRMKKEHVPDSGRTQSVPGEGSSTYTKEQLLGVQRIKNSKNYYEILGVEREASEEELKRAYRKLALKFHPDKNCAPGATDAFKAIGTAFAVLSNPEKRLQYDQYGDEEEPYTNLPRHYNYYREFEADITPEEIFNMFFGGNFPTGNIHMFSHSTMDPPCYQQRNRHERTWTQEEEEEDTRPQNSYSAFIQLLPVFIIIVVSVVTQLMATNPPYSLFFKSNLGHTILRETQNLQVPYYVDKNFEHNYNGEELEELERQIEKEYIDHIQTSCRKEKQQKTELTHLAKLYRDERLKQKAESLTLESCEKLSNIIILQRSR; via the exons AGCAATTACTTGGGGTGCAAAG AATCAAGAACAGTAAGAATTACTATGAGATTCTAGGCGTTGAGAGAGAGGCAAGTGAGGAAGAGCTGAAGAGAGCTTACCGAAAACTTGCCCTGAAATTTCACCCAGACAAGAATTGTGCTCCAGGAGCAACAGATGCATTTAAAG CGATAGGAACAGCTTTTGCAGTTTTGAGCAATCCTGAAAAGAGATTACAGTATGATCAATATGGAGATGAAGAAGAACCTTACACAAATCTTCCCAGGCATTATAACTATTACAGAGAGTTTGAAGCAGACATCACACCGGAAGaaatatttaatatgttttttgGAGGGAACTTTCCAACAG ggaataTACACATGTTTTCACATTCAACCATGGATCCTCCATGTTATCAGCAGCGAAACAGACATGAAAGGACTTGGAcacaagaggaagaggaagaagacaccAGACCACAG AATAGCTACTCAGCATTTATTCAGTTACTACCAGTATTTATCATAATAGTAGTGTCAGTAGTGACTCAGTTGATGGCTACTAATCCACCCTACAGCCTCTTCTTCAAATC GAATCTAGGGCACACTATTCTTAGGGAAACTCAGAACCTGCAGGTGCCTTACTATGTTGATAAAAACTTTGAACATAATTATAATGGTGAAGAACTTGAAGAGCTTGAAAGGCAAATTGAAAAAGAATATATTGACCATATTCAGACGAGCTGcaggaaagaaaaacaacaaa AAACCGAGTTAACACATTTGGCAAAGCTGTACCGAGATGAACGTCTGAAACAGAAAGCAGAATCGCTCACACTTGAAAGCTGCGAAAAGCTCTCCAATATCATAATACTACAAAGAAGTCGCTAA